In the genome of Oncorhynchus gorbuscha isolate QuinsamMale2020 ecotype Even-year linkage group LG05, OgorEven_v1.0, whole genome shotgun sequence, the window CCATTCTGTTCTTTGAGCTTGCTGATGTCCAGTCCTTTGTGAACAGGTTTAGTGCTGCTAATATCTAGTCTGATGTCCAGTCCCTTCTCAACTGGTTTAGTGCTGCTGAAGTCCAGTGCTCTCTTAACAGTTTTAGTGCTGTTGTCCAGTCCTTTCTTAACAGGTGTAGTACTGATGATCTCCCATCCTTTCTTAACAGGCGTAGTGAAATCCAGTGCTTTCTTATCAGGTGTAGTGTTGATGTCCAGTCCTTTCTTAACAGGTGTAGTACTGATGATCTCCCATCCTTTCTTAACAGGCGTAGTGAAATCCAGTGCTTTCTTATCAGGTGTAGTGTTGATGTCCAATGCTTTCTTATCAGGTGTAGTGTTGATGTCCAGTGCTTTCTTATCAGGTGTAGTGTTGATGTCCAGTGCTTTCTTAACAGGTGTAGTGTTGATGTCCAATGCTTTCTTAACAGGTGTAGTGTTGATGTCCAATGCTTTCTTAACAGGTGTAGTGTTGATGTCCAGTGCTTTCTTAACAGGTGTAGTGTTGATGTCCAGTGCTTTCTTAACAGGTGTAGTGTTGATGATCTCCCATCCTTTCTTAACAGATGTGGTGATGTCCAGTGCTTTCCTAACAGGTGTACTAGGTGGGTTGTACAGAGGGAGAGTTGGTGAGTTGCAGGCCCGTGTCCAAGGCCGCTCAGTGGGAATGGTCCAAATGGTTCGAGACGTGGTCTTcttcttgtccttcttctccttcgTAGAAGCAGGAAAAGGTGTCTGATCGTACAGAGAGAAAAGTTAGAGAAACCTTGGTAaggagagttggagagacaaCAAATATGTTTTGAAACAAATGTGACCATAGGAGCTTACAGCACCTTCTCTGACTAGCAATTCAGCAAGTGTGTTTGGTTCAACTGTAAAAGACACGGCAGCTCCGGGAACAAGCACCATTGCAGTCGCTGCGACTGATTATCTAAGTTATAGGCAGAATCCAACTTTTCATTGAACAAACTGAAATGAACTTGTTCTGTACGTCATGCAACATGTTCATAGCACTGAAACTCCGTGCATTGGTGAGATATAAAGGGAGACATACGCAGCAGAGGAGCGTGTAGCAGCTGAGCTTGGCGGGGTTGCCGTCGGTCCCCGCGTAGCGGTTCTTTTTGGGTAGCAGCAACACGAAGGACACCGCCATAGACAGGTGGTAGAAACTGTGGACATAGGCGTAGTCCCACTCCTGACAAACAAATTGAAATCGATAAGTCTCACCCCCCCCCAAATGTCAATGTTGTTCCCACTTGTACAAGCGAAACACAGATCTCAACCAGGTGTTTTGCAGTTGACCGTCTAGTTATTGTCTTGATTGTGAATGGGgcgaggggaaggagggagatggagttgTTCTGATACCTCGAAGTAGAAGCGGAGCATCAGAGCC includes:
- the mymk gene encoding protein myomaker; translated protein: MGAYIAKMLLPTVSSLVFLPAASVATKRGFHMEAMVYFFTMFFTTIYHACDGPGLSIICFMKYEILEYFSVYGTAISIWVTLIALGDFDEPKRSTLTMFGVLTCAVRIYQDRWGYGIYSGPIGSAVFIITVKWLQKMKETRGLYPEKRVYTQQVGPGCCFGALALMLRFYFEEWDYAYVHSFYHLSMAVSFVLLLPKKNRYAGTDGNPAKLSCYTLLCCTPFPASTKEKKDKKKTTSRTIWTIPTERPWTRACNSPTLPLYNPPSTPVRKALDITTSVKKGWEIINTTPVKKALDINTTPVKKALDINTTPVKKALDINTTPVKKALDINTTPVKKALDINTTPDKKALDINTTPDKKALDINTTPDKKALDFTTPVKKGWEIISTTPVKKGLDINTTPDKKALDFTTPVKKGWEIISTTPVKKGLDNSTKTVKRALDFSSTKPVEKGLDIRLDISSTKPVHKGLDISKLKEQNGWK